A single window of Athene noctua chromosome 1, bAthNoc1.hap1.1, whole genome shotgun sequence DNA harbors:
- the FERMT1 gene encoding fermitin family homolog 1 isoform X1: protein MISSSEYGSHSWELVVTVDHQHEEVQKEFLLRVTGDLHIGGVMLKLVEQIKMSQDWSDYALWWEQKKCWLLKTHWTLDKCGVQADAKLFFTTQHKMLRLRLPNMKTVRLKVSFSSMVFKAVSDICKILNIRRSEELSLLKQSEDTLKKKKKKDKNSKEPVTEDILNLCNSPVSSGLSGSPGLYSKTMTPLYDPISGTPASSTITWFSDSPLTEQNCSILAFSHPNCSPEMLAEMYQPRTLGDKAKLNAGWLDSSRSLMEQGILEDDQLLLRFKYYTFFDLNPKYDAVRINQIYEQARWAILLEEIDCTEEEMLIFAALQYHVSKLSLSSEAQDFTCESEVDEVEAALSNLEVTLEGGNASNILEDITDIPKLADNLRLVRPRKLSLKAIKPYWFVFKDTSVSYFKNKESAQGEPIEKVNLKGCEIVPDVNVAAKKFGIKLLIPVADGMNEVYLRCDNETQYARWMAACVLASKGKTMADSSYHPEVHKILSFLKMKNWTMSPQAVSDPESIDMKPECFVSLRYTKKYKSRQLAARILEAHQNVSQMTLVEAKLRFIQAWQSLPEFGLSYYIVRFKGSKKDDVLGVSYNRLIRIDIATGDPITTWRFSSMKQWNVNWEIRQVAIEFDQNVSIAFTCLSADCKIIHEYIGGYIFLSTRSKDQNETLDEDLFHKLTGGQE, encoded by the exons ATGATTTCATCAAGTGAATATGGGTCTCACTCCTGGGAGCTCGTGGTGACAGTTGATCATCAGCATGAAGAGGTACAAAAGGAATTTTTACTACGGGTCACAGGGGACCTTCATATTGGAGGAGTGATGCTGAAATTAGTAGAACAAATCA AAATGTCACAAGATTGGTCAGACTATGCTCTTTGGTGGGAGCAAAAAAAATGTTGGCTTCTGAAAACCCACTGGACACTGGATAAATGCGGGGTGCAGGCAGATGCTAAGCTGTTCTTTACCACTCAGCACAAAATGCTGCGGCTTCGCTTGCCAAACATGAAGACTGTGAGATTGAAAGTCAGCTTCTCTTCTATGGTATTCAAAGCTGTCAGTGACATCTGCAAAATTCTGA ATATCAGACGGTCAGAAGAACTCTCTTTGTTGAAGCAGTCAGAAGACacactcaaaaagaaaaagaaaaaagacaagaacAGCAAAGAACCAGTTACAGAAGATATTTTAAACCTGTGCAACTCTCCAGTGAGTTCTGGATTATCAG GAAGTCCAGGTTTATACAGTAAAACCATGACACCCCTTTATGATCCCATCAGTGGGACACCAGCCTCTTCTACAATTACTTGGTTCAGCGACAGTCCCTTGACTGAGCAGAACTGCAGCATCCTGGCCTTCAGTCATCCCAACTGTTCTCCAGAAATGTTGGCAGAGATGTACCAGCCTCGGACTTTAGGTGACAAAGCCAAACTCAATGCAGG CTGGCTAGATTCATCTCGATCACTAATGGAACAAGGCATTCTGGAGGACGATCAACTTCTTTTACGCTTTAAATATTACACTTTCTTTGATTTGAATCCAAAA TATGATGCAGTGCGAATAAACCAAATATATGAACAAGCCCGTTGGGCCATCCTGTTAGAAGAAATCGACTGCACAGAGGAAGAAATGCTGATCTTTGCTGCACTACAG TATCATGTAAGCAAGTTATCGTTATCATCAGAGGCACAAGATTTCACCTGTGAATCGGAAGTAGATGAAGTAGAAGCTGCACTTTCTAATCTGGAAGTGACACTGGAAGGTGGAAACGCAAGTAACATTTTG GAGGACATCACAGACATCCCGAAACTTGCTGATAATCTCAGGCTAGTTAG gccCAGAAAGCTGTCACTCAAAGCTATCAAGCCATATTGGTTTGTCTTTAAAGACACTTcagtatcttattttaaaaacaaggaaTCTGCACAGGGAGAACCTATTGAGAAGGTAAACCTAAAAG GATGTGAGATTGTACCAGATGTAAATGTTGCAGCGAAGAAGTTTGGAATCAAATTACTAATTCCTGTTGCTGATGGCATGAACGAAGTATATTTAAGATGTGATAAC GAGACTCAATATGCTCGGTGGATGGCTGCTTGCGTTTTAGCCTCAAAAGGCAAAACGATGGCCGATAGCTCTTATCATCCTGAGGTCCACAAGATCCTTTCATTTCTAAAGATGAAGAACTGGACTATGTCTCCCCAGGCTGTCTCTGATCCAGAAAGCATAGATATGAAACCAGAATGCTTTGTCTCGCTACGTTATACCAAAAAATACAAGTCCAGGCAG TTGGCTGCTCGTATTCTGGAAGCCCACCAAAATGTCTCCCAGATGACCCTGGTGGAGGCCAAGCTGCGTTTTATTCAAGCATGGCAGTCCCTCCCCGAGTTTGGCTTATCCTACTACATTGTCAG gtttaaagGAAGCAAAAAGGATGATGTGCTTGGAGTGTCCTATAACAGGCTGATACGAATAGATATAGCCACAGGAGATCCTATCACAACATGGAGGTTCTCCAGCATGAAGCAGTGGAATGTGAACTGGGAAATACGCCAG gtTGCAATCGAGTTTGATCAGAATGTCTCTATCGCTTTCACATGTCTGAGCGCAGACTGCAAAATCATCCATGAGTATATTGGGGGCTACATCTTCTTGTCAACCCGCTCCAAAGACCAGAATGAAACACTGGACGAAGATCTGTTCCATAAATTAACTGGAGGTCAGGAATGA
- the FERMT1 gene encoding fermitin family homolog 1 isoform X2 — MSQDWSDYALWWEQKKCWLLKTHWTLDKCGVQADAKLFFTTQHKMLRLRLPNMKTVRLKVSFSSMVFKAVSDICKILNIRRSEELSLLKQSEDTLKKKKKKDKNSKEPVTEDILNLCNSPVSSGLSGSPGLYSKTMTPLYDPISGTPASSTITWFSDSPLTEQNCSILAFSHPNCSPEMLAEMYQPRTLGDKAKLNAGWLDSSRSLMEQGILEDDQLLLRFKYYTFFDLNPKYDAVRINQIYEQARWAILLEEIDCTEEEMLIFAALQYHVSKLSLSSEAQDFTCESEVDEVEAALSNLEVTLEGGNASNILEDITDIPKLADNLRLVRPRKLSLKAIKPYWFVFKDTSVSYFKNKESAQGEPIEKVNLKGCEIVPDVNVAAKKFGIKLLIPVADGMNEVYLRCDNETQYARWMAACVLASKGKTMADSSYHPEVHKILSFLKMKNWTMSPQAVSDPESIDMKPECFVSLRYTKKYKSRQLAARILEAHQNVSQMTLVEAKLRFIQAWQSLPEFGLSYYIVRFKGSKKDDVLGVSYNRLIRIDIATGDPITTWRFSSMKQWNVNWEIRQVAIEFDQNVSIAFTCLSADCKIIHEYIGGYIFLSTRSKDQNETLDEDLFHKLTGGQE, encoded by the exons ATGTCACAAGATTGGTCAGACTATGCTCTTTGGTGGGAGCAAAAAAAATGTTGGCTTCTGAAAACCCACTGGACACTGGATAAATGCGGGGTGCAGGCAGATGCTAAGCTGTTCTTTACCACTCAGCACAAAATGCTGCGGCTTCGCTTGCCAAACATGAAGACTGTGAGATTGAAAGTCAGCTTCTCTTCTATGGTATTCAAAGCTGTCAGTGACATCTGCAAAATTCTGA ATATCAGACGGTCAGAAGAACTCTCTTTGTTGAAGCAGTCAGAAGACacactcaaaaagaaaaagaaaaaagacaagaacAGCAAAGAACCAGTTACAGAAGATATTTTAAACCTGTGCAACTCTCCAGTGAGTTCTGGATTATCAG GAAGTCCAGGTTTATACAGTAAAACCATGACACCCCTTTATGATCCCATCAGTGGGACACCAGCCTCTTCTACAATTACTTGGTTCAGCGACAGTCCCTTGACTGAGCAGAACTGCAGCATCCTGGCCTTCAGTCATCCCAACTGTTCTCCAGAAATGTTGGCAGAGATGTACCAGCCTCGGACTTTAGGTGACAAAGCCAAACTCAATGCAGG CTGGCTAGATTCATCTCGATCACTAATGGAACAAGGCATTCTGGAGGACGATCAACTTCTTTTACGCTTTAAATATTACACTTTCTTTGATTTGAATCCAAAA TATGATGCAGTGCGAATAAACCAAATATATGAACAAGCCCGTTGGGCCATCCTGTTAGAAGAAATCGACTGCACAGAGGAAGAAATGCTGATCTTTGCTGCACTACAG TATCATGTAAGCAAGTTATCGTTATCATCAGAGGCACAAGATTTCACCTGTGAATCGGAAGTAGATGAAGTAGAAGCTGCACTTTCTAATCTGGAAGTGACACTGGAAGGTGGAAACGCAAGTAACATTTTG GAGGACATCACAGACATCCCGAAACTTGCTGATAATCTCAGGCTAGTTAG gccCAGAAAGCTGTCACTCAAAGCTATCAAGCCATATTGGTTTGTCTTTAAAGACACTTcagtatcttattttaaaaacaaggaaTCTGCACAGGGAGAACCTATTGAGAAGGTAAACCTAAAAG GATGTGAGATTGTACCAGATGTAAATGTTGCAGCGAAGAAGTTTGGAATCAAATTACTAATTCCTGTTGCTGATGGCATGAACGAAGTATATTTAAGATGTGATAAC GAGACTCAATATGCTCGGTGGATGGCTGCTTGCGTTTTAGCCTCAAAAGGCAAAACGATGGCCGATAGCTCTTATCATCCTGAGGTCCACAAGATCCTTTCATTTCTAAAGATGAAGAACTGGACTATGTCTCCCCAGGCTGTCTCTGATCCAGAAAGCATAGATATGAAACCAGAATGCTTTGTCTCGCTACGTTATACCAAAAAATACAAGTCCAGGCAG TTGGCTGCTCGTATTCTGGAAGCCCACCAAAATGTCTCCCAGATGACCCTGGTGGAGGCCAAGCTGCGTTTTATTCAAGCATGGCAGTCCCTCCCCGAGTTTGGCTTATCCTACTACATTGTCAG gtttaaagGAAGCAAAAAGGATGATGTGCTTGGAGTGTCCTATAACAGGCTGATACGAATAGATATAGCCACAGGAGATCCTATCACAACATGGAGGTTCTCCAGCATGAAGCAGTGGAATGTGAACTGGGAAATACGCCAG gtTGCAATCGAGTTTGATCAGAATGTCTCTATCGCTTTCACATGTCTGAGCGCAGACTGCAAAATCATCCATGAGTATATTGGGGGCTACATCTTCTTGTCAACCCGCTCCAAAGACCAGAATGAAACACTGGACGAAGATCTGTTCCATAAATTAACTGGAGGTCAGGAATGA